The Candidatus Desulfarcum epimagneticum genome contains a region encoding:
- a CDS encoding Trk system potassium transport protein TrkA, protein MRIIIVGAGEVGFHIASHLSRENKDVVVIDNDPEAARRVSERIDVQAIHGSGSNPLLLEEAGVKNAEIILAVTNHDETNLVASLMASIVAPHIKKIARVRGAGFDKYHDSFRDLPPHIDHIISPEIEVVKTIENLMGVPGAVDVNEFADGRVKFVGIHMENDELTGIPLSKLSKVNEDKPLIAAVVRNGELIIPRGNDTLEKEDLVYFISEAGDLQKTLAFFKKQEEPINRALIVGGGRIGGRLAASLEKKSIQTKLIDKDAEQCEKLADSLDKTVVLHGDASDQTLLNEVNAGNMDIVITLTGQEETNILTSLLAKRMGVRKIITKINKFSYFPLMSAIGLEQVISPRLSAINSILGHIRRGKVISAVSIIGDQAEVMEAVALETSDIVGKPLNKLSIPKGALIAGIIRGDDVTIPDGRNTVEPGDKIIIFARRQAIPKIEDFLSVKLEYF, encoded by the coding sequence TTGAGAATCATCATTGTCGGGGCCGGGGAGGTGGGCTTTCACATCGCCAGCCACCTGTCCCGTGAAAACAAAGATGTGGTGGTCATTGACAACGACCCGGAGGCGGCGCGCCGGGTGTCGGAGCGGATCGATGTCCAGGCCATCCACGGCTCAGGGAGCAATCCCCTTCTTCTGGAGGAGGCCGGAGTCAAAAACGCCGAGATCATCCTGGCGGTCACCAACCACGATGAGACCAATCTCGTGGCCAGCCTCATGGCGAGCATCGTGGCCCCCCACATCAAAAAAATCGCCCGGGTGCGCGGGGCGGGCTTTGACAAGTACCACGACAGCTTCCGGGATCTTCCCCCCCACATCGACCACATCATCAGCCCGGAAATCGAGGTGGTGAAAACCATTGAGAACTTAATGGGCGTCCCCGGGGCGGTGGATGTCAACGAGTTCGCCGACGGTCGGGTCAAATTCGTGGGCATTCACATGGAGAACGACGAGCTGACCGGAATCCCTCTTTCCAAACTCTCCAAAGTCAATGAGGACAAGCCCCTGATCGCCGCTGTGGTGAGAAACGGGGAATTGATCATCCCCCGGGGAAACGACACCCTGGAAAAAGAAGACCTGGTGTATTTCATCTCCGAGGCCGGCGACCTGCAAAAGACCCTGGCGTTTTTCAAAAAACAGGAGGAGCCCATCAACCGGGCCCTCATCGTGGGGGGAGGCCGGATCGGGGGCCGCCTGGCCGCCTCGCTGGAAAAAAAATCCATCCAGACCAAACTCATCGACAAAGACGCGGAGCAGTGCGAAAAACTCGCCGACAGCCTGGACAAAACCGTGGTCCTTCATGGCGACGCCTCCGATCAGACGCTTCTCAACGAGGTCAACGCCGGAAACATGGACATCGTGATCACCCTCACCGGCCAGGAGGAGACCAATATCCTGACCTCTCTTCTGGCCAAGCGCATGGGGGTTCGAAAAATCATCACCAAAATAAACAAGTTCAGCTACTTTCCCCTGATGTCGGCCATCGGCCTTGAGCAGGTCATCAGCCCCCGGCTTTCCGCCATCAACTCCATTTTGGGCCATATCCGAAGAGGCAAGGTGATTTCAGCGGTGTCCATCATCGGGGACCAGGCCGAGGTCATGGAAGCCGTGGCCCTTGAGACATCCGACATTGTGGGAAAACCCCTGAACAAGCTCTCCATTCCCAAAGGCGCCCTGATCGCGGGCATCATCCGGGGAGATGACGTCACCATCCCCGACGGGCGAAACACGGTGGAGCCCGGCGACAAAATCATCATCTTCGCCCGACGCCAGGCCATCCCCAAAATCGAAGACTTCCTGTCGGTAAAGCTGGAGTATTTTTAA
- a CDS encoding conserved membrane hypothetical protein (Evidence 4 : Unknown function but conserved in other organisms): MLEPSLHSPRFENSLLRRTDPRIKAVSVLIISPAILHAGAIPLLALSGIFFFFLKTAGFSILSVIWRTRRFGVFLVFLFAVRAFSPPGDLPGGPWLQWSWEGARLGALSAWRLFDIVLLGILFSSTTTHSETRGAAQWLLRPVPLIPERKAAMMLGLLLRFIPVIFEQAAEISTAQRARLMERRKNPVYKIRKTALPLIRKTFDSADRLAEAMEARLYSESRAQMKFEPLKKKALIPAAILCAGTLIAAL; this comes from the coding sequence ATGCTTGAGCCCAGCCTTCACAGCCCGCGTTTTGAGAATTCGCTCCTGCGCCGGACAGATCCCCGGATCAAAGCCGTCAGCGTTCTGATCATCAGCCCGGCCATCCTCCACGCCGGGGCCATCCCCCTTTTGGCCCTGTCCGGCATTTTTTTCTTTTTCCTTAAAACAGCCGGCTTTTCCATCCTGTCCGTCATATGGAGGACCCGGCGCTTTGGGGTCTTCCTGGTTTTTTTGTTCGCGGTCCGGGCCTTTTCGCCCCCCGGGGACCTGCCCGGCGGCCCCTGGCTTCAGTGGAGCTGGGAGGGGGCCCGATTGGGGGCGCTTTCGGCATGGCGGCTTTTTGACATTGTGCTTTTGGGAATTTTATTTTCCTCCACCACGACCCATTCCGAGACACGCGGCGCGGCGCAATGGCTGCTCAGGCCGGTTCCCCTGATCCCGGAGCGAAAAGCCGCCATGATGCTCGGGCTTTTGCTCCGTTTCATCCCGGTCATTTTTGAGCAGGCCGCTGAAATCTCAACGGCCCAGCGCGCCCGGCTCATGGAGCGCCGGAAAAATCCCGTGTATAAAATCCGAAAAACCGCCCTGCCCCTGATCCGAAAAACCTTTGACAGCGCCGACCGGCTGGCCGAGGCCATGGAGGCCCGTCTGTATTCCGAGAGCCGGGCCCAAATGAAATTTGAGCCCTTGAAAAAAAAAGCGCTGATCCCCGCCGCGATTTTATGCGCCGGGACGCTCATCGCCGCGCTGTGA
- the ecfA gene encoding Energy-coupling factor transporter ATP-binding protein EcfA, whose product MSIIEIKNLTHSFPGGVRGLDRVSLTVEKGEFVIIAGRNGSGKTTLLRHLNGLLTPREGEVRVSGIPVSRDPAAARRRVGMVFQDADSQIVGETVYEDTAFGPQNLGLGPEEIDRRVRAALKTTGLSDLAQRPAHLLSGGEKRRLAIAGILAMEPEIIVFDEPFANLDYPGIRAVIRQMLIMKENGRAIILTTHDPHKVLPHADRLVIMENGAITASFKPGEEPVDLEKFGVMPPGPFSRKQVLDPAGNPKSRHA is encoded by the coding sequence ATGAGCATCATTGAAATCAAAAATCTGACCCACTCTTTCCCCGGCGGCGTCCGGGGGCTGGACCGCGTGAGTTTGACCGTTGAAAAAGGGGAGTTTGTGATTATCGCCGGACGAAACGGATCGGGAAAAACCACCCTGCTTCGACATTTAAACGGCCTGCTCACGCCCCGGGAGGGGGAGGTTCGGGTGTCGGGAATCCCCGTCTCCAGGGACCCGGCGGCGGCCCGCCGGCGGGTGGGGATGGTGTTCCAGGACGCGGACAGCCAGATCGTGGGGGAAACGGTTTACGAGGACACGGCCTTCGGACCCCAGAACCTGGGCCTGGGCCCGGAAGAAATCGACAGGCGGGTCCGGGCCGCTTTAAAAACCACGGGGCTGTCGGATCTGGCCCAAAGACCGGCCCATCTTTTGTCCGGGGGAGAAAAACGCCGCCTGGCCATCGCCGGAATACTGGCCATGGAGCCGGAGATCATCGTTTTTGACGAGCCCTTCGCCAACCTGGATTACCCCGGAATCCGGGCCGTCATCCGCCAGATGCTGATCATGAAGGAAAACGGCCGCGCCATCATCCTCACCACCCATGATCCCCATAAGGTCCTGCCCCACGCGGACCGGCTGGTGATCATGGAAAACGGAGCCATCACCGCCTCATTCAAACCCGGGGAAGAGCCGGTGGACCTGGAAAAATTCGGTGTGATGCCGCCCGGTCCCTTTTCCCGGAAACAGGTTTTGGACCCGGCCGGAAACCCAAAGAGTCGCCATGCTTGA
- the bioY gene encoding Biotin transporter BioY has product MTHNFSLKMMTRASLFAALTAVGAYIAIPFPLSPAPVSLQTLFVLLAGLVLGKKWGAASMAVYLLAGAAGLPVFAGGAGGIGYFAGPTGGYLAGFVPAAFVIGAISEKRAGIVFDAAALALGSLIIYALGVSWLTFHTGFSFSKTLMIGMVPFLPGDALKIAAAVWIAGRIRPGTRPELIQPDLDRPKPPTPAPPSD; this is encoded by the coding sequence ATGACCCATAATTTTTCACTTAAAATGATGACGCGCGCGTCCCTGTTCGCCGCCCTGACCGCTGTGGGGGCCTACATCGCCATTCCCTTTCCCTTAAGCCCCGCGCCCGTCTCGCTCCAGACCCTGTTTGTTCTTCTGGCCGGGCTTGTCCTGGGAAAAAAATGGGGGGCGGCTTCCATGGCCGTCTATCTTCTGGCCGGCGCGGCCGGGCTTCCGGTTTTCGCCGGGGGGGCCGGCGGGATCGGCTATTTCGCCGGCCCCACCGGCGGCTATCTGGCGGGATTTGTCCCGGCGGCCTTTGTGATCGGGGCCATTTCGGAAAAAAGAGCCGGGATCGTGTTCGACGCGGCGGCCCTGGCCCTGGGGTCTTTGATCATCTACGCCCTTGGCGTGTCATGGCTGACATTTCACACGGGTTTTTCTTTCTCAAAAACTTTGATGATCGGCATGGTCCCCTTTCTCCCGGGAGACGCCTTGAAGATCGCGGCCGCCGTGTGGATCGCCGGGCGCATCAGGCCCGGGACGCGGCCGGAACTGATTCAACCGGACCTGGACCGACCGAAACCGCCGACCCCGGCCCCGCCATCCGACTAA
- a CDS encoding Biotin--(acetyl-CoA-carboxylase) ligase, with amino-acid sequence MGLVGSLKIAEKNSAGKTEGSFPAPGAVHYFPEVVSTMDAARDLANQGCPHFTVAAAGRQTGGRGRLTRTWLSPEGGLYFTIVLRPRTPLAAAFKFNFSASLVLAGTLRRTLGVDARVKWPNDVMVKEKKLAGILSEMEVDGRAVSFLNIGVGINVNNDPSPSEPGACSLKSILKKDTNPKALLMTFLNDYGHFIESPAMEDVAGEWKKETLTLGRKVRIETGRRVFEGVAEDVDENGALVLALSDGSREKITHGDCFHTRPLSDETPLRGNPNP; translated from the coding sequence ATGGGGCTGGTAGGGAGTCTGAAAATCGCTGAAAAAAACAGCGCCGGGAAAACAGAAGGCTCTTTCCCGGCGCCGGGAGCCGTTCACTATTTTCCCGAAGTCGTCTCCACCATGGACGCGGCGAGAGATCTGGCGAACCAGGGCTGCCCCCATTTCACGGTGGCGGCGGCCGGTCGCCAGACCGGCGGCCGGGGACGCCTGACGCGGACATGGCTCTCCCCGGAGGGGGGGCTTTATTTCACCATCGTGCTCAGGCCCCGGACACCCCTCGCCGCCGCCTTCAAATTCAATTTCTCCGCCTCCCTTGTTCTGGCCGGAACCCTGCGCCGAACGCTCGGAGTGGACGCCCGGGTCAAATGGCCCAACGATGTGATGGTCAAAGAAAAAAAACTCGCGGGAATCCTTTCGGAGATGGAGGTCGACGGCCGGGCTGTCTCATTTTTGAACATCGGCGTGGGGATCAATGTCAACAATGACCCGTCCCCTTCCGAGCCCGGGGCATGCTCATTGAAGTCCATTTTAAAAAAAGACACAAACCCAAAAGCGCTGCTCATGACATTTTTAAACGACTATGGGCACTTCATCGAATCCCCGGCCATGGAGGATGTGGCCGGGGAATGGAAAAAGGAGACCCTCACCCTCGGCCGAAAGGTGAGAATCGAAACCGGGCGCCGGGTATTTGAAGGCGTGGCCGAGGATGTGGATGAAAACGGGGCGCTGGTCCTGGCCCTTTCAGACGGGTCCCGGGAAAAAATCACCCACGGCGACTGCTTTCACACGCGCCCTCTTTCCGACGAAACGCCCCTCCGGGGAAATCCGAATCCATGA